A region from the Verrucomicrobiota bacterium genome encodes:
- a CDS encoding AraC family transcriptional regulator, whose product MIFDSQQSVPLEDIQNLADSQYQVVRSDDSDKRDWLSDSPICPLLSQHHIAHVGILWARFPFELMRTNQSGSYMMACFAGEGKVLVDGNWKHLRAGEACLLPPFVLNTFKCLEGTPWHFCWVRYLESREIKPIVSENSPVLGSYDHTPMLAAINGLHAESRGLNNPGALNHWIDLIHQYVLRFAQPHDYDDRLWKLWQQVEPRLARKWSLAELSDIAHLSEEHLRRLCRKHYGRSPMQQLTFLRMQRSKTLLSTTNDKIETIARAVGYENPFTFSTLFKRWVGWSPSKFR is encoded by the coding sequence ATGATATTCGACTCTCAGCAATCAGTTCCTTTGGAGGATATTCAAAATCTGGCTGACTCTCAGTATCAGGTGGTCCGCTCGGATGATTCGGATAAGCGTGATTGGCTATCGGACAGCCCGATTTGTCCATTGCTTTCTCAACACCATATTGCTCATGTCGGCATTCTATGGGCTCGGTTTCCTTTTGAGCTCATGCGGACCAATCAATCTGGTTCCTATATGATGGCTTGTTTCGCAGGTGAAGGGAAGGTGCTTGTCGACGGAAACTGGAAACATCTTCGTGCAGGTGAAGCCTGTCTCCTGCCGCCCTTTGTGTTGAACACTTTTAAATGCCTTGAAGGTACGCCCTGGCATTTTTGTTGGGTGCGTTATCTTGAGTCTAGAGAAATAAAACCCATTGTTTCCGAAAATTCTCCTGTGCTTGGATCTTACGATCATACACCGATGTTGGCAGCCATCAATGGACTGCATGCTGAGAGTAGAGGTCTAAATAATCCTGGCGCGCTGAATCACTGGATCGATTTGATTCACCAGTATGTCCTGCGCTTCGCTCAACCACACGATTACGACGATCGACTTTGGAAACTCTGGCAGCAGGTCGAGCCTCGCTTGGCTCGTAAGTGGAGTTTGGCGGAACTCTCGGATATAGCCCACCTAAGTGAGGAGCACCTGCGTCGATTATGCCGCAAACATTACGGCAGAAGTCCCATGCAGCAATTGACCTTTCTAAGGATGCAACGGTCCAAAACCTTGCTAAGCACGACCAACGACAAAATTGAAACCATTGCCCGAGCAGTTGGTTACGAAAACCCTTTTACCTTCTCTACTTTATTCAAACGTTGGGTTGGGTGGAGTCCTTCGAAGTTTCGATAG
- a CDS encoding DUF5916 domain-containing protein, translating into MSINLLRIFICLCVFNRILLASDSPIPERQEIPPYRLDRDYRPEITAVRVETPPKIDGHLDEEVWQTAPLAGPLLQNQPQSYTHMDQQTFFRVAYDDHYLYFALWCWDTEPDKIVARYMRRDDTLWDDDSITVNLDTFNDERNAYSFIANPNGTRHDALATNNANYNSQWDGVWEAKTQITDYGWQTEMAFPLTTFSFDPEASQWGLNVVRRIKRLDQQGIWSSPRNSVRGYYMSEAGKLNGLSGLKQGLGLEINPYILGKQSDDKVLGTDDFDFEWGGDIRYRITPKMSATLSYNTDFAAAETDARQVNLTRFSLFFPEKRSFFLEDAGVFNYGGLAGRFSRRTGSRASPVILPFFSRRIGLNNSGEVVPLLGAAKLSGRIGDYNIGVINAVVDANGELNSQNAFVGRVKRQIFDQSSIGVLATHGDPNSEYNNLLLGGDFQYLTNQFLNKYRLEVNAFAMATDSDHPNFESGLAPVVGGSAILPAAEFEAEMAFAHVDENFHPALGFAPRTGVRRYYTRLLYKPYIESKEWLRQMYYSYEGEYITDLSNKLASSRHIFTPLQLLFESGDEIIFEMESSADVPNSQFPIYNVDGEADDVLIPAGDYSWTRGILAFQTSTRRKLQLNHDFSFGDFYNGTRIENTSELTYLPSKHFGAVLSYSKQDVELPTGDFDIKLTSLTALINFTPDFSWSNLVQYDNVSNTMGINSRLVWEYKPGKRVFLVLNQSYLDERTGFVRKQMDTTLKLSSIFRF; encoded by the coding sequence ATGTCTATTAATCTGCTGAGAATTTTCATCTGCCTGTGTGTTTTCAATAGGATCCTACTTGCATCCGATTCACCTATTCCCGAACGCCAGGAGATTCCTCCCTATCGTTTGGATAGGGACTACCGGCCAGAAATCACTGCCGTGCGTGTCGAAACACCGCCGAAGATAGACGGCCATCTTGATGAGGAGGTGTGGCAGACTGCCCCGCTTGCTGGCCCATTACTGCAGAATCAGCCCCAGTCGTATACCCATATGGACCAGCAGACATTCTTTCGCGTGGCATACGACGATCACTATCTTTATTTTGCACTCTGGTGTTGGGATACGGAACCGGATAAAATTGTAGCCCGTTATATGCGTCGGGATGATACTCTGTGGGATGATGACTCCATCACTGTAAACCTAGATACCTTCAATGATGAGCGAAATGCCTATTCGTTCATCGCGAATCCGAACGGAACTCGCCATGACGCGTTAGCCACCAACAATGCTAACTACAATTCCCAGTGGGATGGCGTCTGGGAGGCAAAAACTCAGATAACGGATTATGGATGGCAGACCGAAATGGCTTTTCCGCTTACGACGTTTAGCTTTGATCCAGAAGCTTCCCAATGGGGCCTCAATGTGGTCAGGAGGATCAAGCGCCTGGATCAACAGGGTATATGGTCCTCTCCGAGAAATTCTGTTCGCGGCTATTACATGTCGGAAGCAGGAAAACTCAATGGCTTAAGTGGTCTCAAACAGGGACTGGGGCTTGAGATCAATCCATACATTCTTGGTAAGCAATCGGACGACAAGGTTCTGGGGACGGATGATTTCGATTTCGAATGGGGAGGAGACATTCGTTACCGGATCACTCCCAAGATGAGTGCAACTTTGAGCTACAATACTGATTTTGCCGCCGCCGAGACCGATGCTAGGCAGGTTAATCTGACACGATTTTCCCTGTTCTTTCCCGAAAAGCGCAGCTTCTTTCTAGAAGATGCCGGGGTATTCAACTACGGCGGCCTGGCCGGCAGATTCAGTCGGAGGACGGGATCGAGAGCATCTCCTGTCATCCTTCCGTTTTTCAGTCGACGTATTGGCTTGAACAACAGTGGAGAGGTCGTGCCTTTGCTAGGTGCGGCCAAGCTGTCTGGTAGGATAGGAGACTACAATATAGGTGTCATCAATGCGGTAGTGGACGCCAACGGAGAGCTGAATAGCCAGAACGCTTTTGTGGGGCGGGTAAAGCGGCAGATCTTTGACCAGTCCTCAATCGGAGTCCTAGCTACACACGGTGATCCCAATTCCGAATACAATAATCTTCTGCTCGGGGGAGATTTTCAGTACCTGACGAACCAGTTCCTCAATAAATACCGACTGGAAGTGAATGCTTTTGCCATGGCCACGGATTCGGACCATCCGAATTTTGAAAGTGGATTGGCTCCTGTAGTGGGCGGTAGTGCGATTCTTCCAGCTGCTGAATTCGAAGCCGAAATGGCCTTCGCGCATGTGGATGAAAACTTTCATCCGGCTCTTGGATTTGCTCCGCGGACAGGAGTTCGAAGATACTACACAAGACTGTTGTACAAACCCTACATAGAGTCGAAAGAGTGGCTGCGCCAGATGTATTACTCATACGAAGGAGAATATATCACGGACCTTTCCAACAAGCTTGCATCTTCCCGTCACATTTTCACACCCCTCCAACTTTTGTTCGAGTCAGGGGACGAAATCATTTTTGAAATGGAGAGTTCAGCCGACGTACCTAACAGCCAGTTCCCGATCTACAATGTCGATGGCGAAGCGGATGACGTTCTCATTCCGGCCGGAGATTATTCATGGACGCGAGGGATTCTTGCGTTTCAAACCTCCACCAGGAGAAAGCTTCAATTGAATCACGATTTTTCTTTCGGGGATTTTTATAATGGTACCAGGATTGAGAATACGTCCGAGCTAACCTATTTACCGTCCAAGCATTTTGGGGCCGTGCTCAGCTACTCTAAACAGGATGTCGAACTGCCAACCGGGGACTTTGATATAAAACTGACCTCACTTACAGCGCTGATCAATTTTACTCCCGACTTTAGTTGGTCTAACTTGGTGCAGTACGATAATGTTTCGAATACAATGGGTATCAACAGCCGGTTGGTCTGGGAATACAAACCAGGGAAGCGGGTGTTTTTGGTGCTGAACCAGAGTTATCTTGATGAAAGGACCGGCTTTGTGCGCAAGCAGATGGATACTACTCTAAAGCTTAGTTCTATCTTTAGATTTTGA
- a CDS encoding sulfatase-like hydrolase/transferase has translation MTTHTKKPPAVTLSKPNVLLIVADDMGYGDFGTFNPGVVQTPNLDTLMGQGTCFRQHYSASPICSPARASLVTGRVPHRTGAITQHELHGLDRIALREITMADMFKNSGYATGLVGKWHNGALDRRYEPNARGFQEFVGFCGGWSDYYDYTLRVNDSYRKSDGTYLTDVFTDEALSFIKRHREDPFFLQLAYTAPHAPFQAPAELVEKYKAKGFDRITATTYAMIEVMDQGVGRILQYLEDAQLDENTIVLFTSDNGPAFFNPSRQLEPGENNFNERFNCGMRGSKGWVYEGGIRVPMIVRYPDRIKANQLNDDLVHFTDWLPTLIGLSGIDPLEGPAFDGHDISPMLLGGSVDIDPRRFWQWNFYVPNIGTNAAMRDGDWKLVRPMIKGTRYFSKELYVSEEDELRTKAFSAADSQHKKDPQSITELLPIPRVKLPDPEPPELYNLAEDPGEQNDLAEKFPDKTSNMLSQLETWFEDVEAERLTIPGALHR, from the coding sequence ATGACCACCCATACAAAAAAACCACCCGCGGTGACCTTGTCGAAACCGAACGTCCTGCTAATCGTTGCCGATGATATGGGTTACGGTGATTTCGGAACGTTTAATCCAGGTGTTGTTCAGACTCCGAACCTGGATACTCTAATGGGCCAAGGCACCTGCTTTCGCCAGCATTATTCTGCATCGCCCATCTGTTCTCCGGCTCGAGCCTCACTTGTAACAGGAAGAGTTCCTCATCGCACGGGCGCAATCACCCAACATGAACTTCATGGACTGGACCGGATCGCGTTGAGGGAAATAACCATGGCCGACATGTTTAAGAATTCCGGATACGCAACCGGACTGGTGGGCAAGTGGCACAACGGTGCTTTGGACCGAAGATACGAACCGAACGCCCGGGGCTTTCAGGAGTTTGTCGGATTTTGTGGTGGGTGGTCCGACTATTATGATTACACTCTACGCGTTAACGATTCTTATCGAAAATCGGACGGAACCTATTTGACCGACGTGTTCACTGATGAAGCGTTGTCCTTTATCAAACGACATCGGGAGGATCCTTTTTTCCTCCAGCTCGCTTACACAGCCCCGCACGCACCCTTCCAGGCACCAGCAGAGTTAGTTGAAAAATACAAAGCCAAAGGTTTTGACCGGATCACCGCCACCACTTATGCGATGATCGAAGTTATGGATCAAGGTGTCGGTCGTATCCTTCAATACCTGGAAGACGCACAACTCGACGAAAACACCATCGTCCTGTTCACGAGTGATAATGGCCCCGCCTTTTTTAACCCCTCCCGTCAGCTCGAGCCGGGAGAGAACAACTTCAATGAGCGCTTCAATTGCGGCATGCGAGGAAGTAAGGGTTGGGTCTATGAAGGTGGTATCCGTGTACCGATGATTGTTCGATATCCAGACCGAATAAAAGCGAATCAGTTGAACGACGACCTCGTCCATTTCACAGACTGGCTCCCTACACTCATTGGTCTATCAGGCATCGATCCATTGGAAGGCCCAGCGTTCGATGGGCATGATATTTCCCCTATGCTACTAGGCGGCAGTGTAGATATAGACCCTCGACGTTTCTGGCAATGGAACTTCTACGTTCCGAACATCGGCACCAACGCAGCGATGCGCGACGGGGATTGGAAACTGGTGCGCCCAATGATAAAAGGAACCCGCTACTTCAGCAAGGAGCTCTACGTCAGCGAGGAAGACGAACTACGTACTAAGGCATTTTCTGCCGCCGACTCTCAGCACAAAAAAGATCCGCAATCCATTACCGAATTGCTCCCCATCCCTCGAGTTAAACTGCCAGATCCTGAGCCACCCGAACTCTATAATCTCGCAGAAGATCCTGGCGAACAAAACGACCTGGCAGAGAAATTCCCTGACAAAACAAGTAATATGTTGAGCCAACTTGAAACCTGGTTCGAAGACGTAGAGGCAGAACGTCTAACCATTCCGGGAGCGCTGCATAGGTAA
- a CDS encoding alpha/beta hydrolase-fold protein, which yields MRLLSALFLFFAASLVSASDESFQVTSEGFQEYRLVSPFQAGDTTLRVLLPDNFDSETIYRVLYVLPVHEDGLCNHGDGLVEVKKHNYHNTHQLICVAPAFTTKPWFADHDLNPHKRDESHLLKTVIPFVDEHYPTQPNADGRLLIGFSKSGWGAIALILRNPKLFGKAVGWDIGIRADTGPITEEERAERIAREWGTVKNFEANRLSNLVKKRGKDLGDKARLFYYSTEGTRAIGGVEIHRLLVENNIPHRYVMEPNRKHAWDTGWIPEAVEFLVSE from the coding sequence ATGAGACTACTTTCTGCCCTATTTCTCTTTTTTGCTGCTTCGTTAGTAAGTGCTTCGGACGAATCATTTCAGGTGACCTCTGAGGGATTCCAAGAGTATCGATTGGTTTCCCCATTTCAGGCGGGAGATACGACACTCAGGGTTTTGTTACCCGACAATTTCGATTCGGAAACTATTTACCGTGTTCTCTACGTCTTGCCTGTCCACGAGGACGGTTTGTGCAATCACGGTGATGGACTGGTGGAAGTAAAAAAACATAACTACCACAATACGCATCAGCTGATTTGTGTAGCTCCGGCTTTTACCACCAAGCCCTGGTTCGCCGATCACGACCTAAATCCGCACAAACGGGATGAGAGTCATCTTCTGAAAACAGTGATTCCGTTTGTGGATGAGCACTACCCTACGCAGCCTAATGCGGATGGCCGCCTATTGATCGGCTTTAGTAAGTCGGGGTGGGGTGCCATAGCGCTGATTCTTAGGAATCCCAAACTCTTCGGAAAAGCCGTGGGTTGGGACATAGGAATTCGGGCTGACACGGGACCCATTACGGAAGAGGAACGCGCGGAGCGCATAGCTCGTGAGTGGGGGACGGTTAAAAACTTCGAAGCCAATCGCCTATCCAATCTTGTTAAAAAACGTGGCAAGGATCTCGGAGATAAAGCTCGCCTGTTTTATTATAGCACCGAAGGAACGCGTGCGATCGGCGGGGTCGAGATTCACCGGCTTCTGGTTGAGAACAATATCCCCCATCGCTACGTAATGGAACCGAACCGCAAGCATGCCTGGGACACTGGATGGATTCCGGAGGCTGTGGAGTTTTTGGTTAGTGAGTAG
- a CDS encoding type II toxin-antitoxin system RelE/ParE family toxin, translated as MIKSFADNETQKIWNQQRSRRLPGNIQQRSLNKLAMLSQASDLKDLRIPPSNRLEALSGNRRGQFSIRINQQWRICFRWENGDVYDVEITDYR; from the coding sequence GTGATTAAAAGTTTCGCTGACAATGAAACACAAAAAATATGGAATCAACAGCGTTCACGGCGACTACCTGGTAACATCCAACAGAGATCTCTCAACAAGCTCGCGATGCTCAGTCAAGCTAGTGACCTCAAAGATCTTCGAATCCCACCGTCAAACAGACTAGAGGCTCTCTCCGGAAATCGACGTGGACAATTTAGTATACGAATCAACCAACAATGGCGCATTTGTTTCCGGTGGGAAAATGGAGATGTATACGATGTTGAGATAACAGATTACCGTTAA
- a CDS encoding HigA family addiction module antitoxin, which produces MSTSKLKFPHPGIILREEFLDEMNLTQYRLATDIGIPHSRITAIIKGKRSVTPDTALRLSRYFGTSAEFWLGLQKEYDLRKAREELGATIDQEVVPLKIA; this is translated from the coding sequence ATGAGTACCAGTAAATTGAAGTTTCCACATCCAGGTATCATCCTTCGTGAAGAGTTTCTCGATGAAATGAACCTTACGCAGTATCGTTTGGCGACGGATATTGGCATTCCGCACAGTCGCATAACAGCAATCATAAAAGGAAAGCGGTCGGTTACTCCTGATACAGCTTTGCGCTTGTCTCGTTACTTTGGAACTAGCGCCGAATTCTGGCTCGGATTACAGAAAGAGTACGATTTACGTAAGGCGCGGGAAGAGCTTGGTGCCACTATTGATCAAGAGGTCGTGCCGCTAAAAATTGCCTGA